A window of Mycolicibacterium holsaticum DSM 44478 = JCM 12374 genomic DNA:
TCCGATGCCCAGCCCTCGTCGGAGTCCGCGGGGGCGGCCTGCTCGAGTCCTCCTGACATCGCCCGCGCCACCCACTCGGCGCCCCTGTCGACGTCGCTGCGCCGCAGCCCGGCGTGATCGGCCGGCCATACCGCCTCGATCACCTTGTCCCGCAGCGGGTTCGGCTCGCCATCGGCAGGGGCGGGTGCCCAGTGTTCGATGATTCCGCACGGCTCACCGGCACCGGTCGACCGGTCGATGATGTCCTTGAGCTCCTGCAGGAACTCCGACGGCCCGCGCGGCTTGCTTTCGGTGGCGCCCCAGTGATGACCCGACAGCAGCAGCGTGTCCTCGGCCCTGGTCAGCGCCACGTACAGCAGCCGGCGTTCCTCGTCGATACGGCGCTGCTCGAGCAGCTTCTTGTGGTCGAAGATCTTGTCTGACAACTTTTTGCGGTCGTTGACGTCGGAGGTGTCCAGCACGGGGACGCCGTGTTCGGAGGTGGTCGCCCGGTCCCCGCGCAGCAGCGGTGGCAGATCACCGGCGTCGGTGAGCCACGTGCGGGTGGTCCCGGTCGACGGGAAGACCCGACCGCTGAGGTGCGGCACCGCCACCACCTGCCACTCCAGCCCCTTGGCCGCGTGCACGGTGAGAACCTGCACCCTGTCGTGGGCGACGGCGATCTCCGCCGGCGCCAGTCCGTCCTCCACGTCGGCGGCGACGTCGAGATATGCCAGCAGCCCGGGCAGCGTCGCGGCCGGGCGCGCGGCGAAGTCGGCCACCACGTCGGCGAACGCGTCGAGGTGCTCGGTGCCCGACCATCCGGCCGAAACCGGCTGCCCCGCACGGGCTTCGACGTCCACGCCGAGCACCCGGCGCACCTCGGCGACCAGTTCGGGCAGCGGATGCGACAGGTGCGCGCGCAACGCGGTCAGCTCCCGGCCCAACGCGACGATCCGGGCGTGTCCGGCCGCCGAATACGCCGACGGCGGACCCGGATCACAGATGGCGTCGGCCAGGCAGGCGGCGTCGGCGTCGGGCGCCGCCTGCGCAACGACCCGCTCGACCGCCCGGTCGTCGTCGATCGCACCGGTGTCGTCGAGGTCGCGCGCGCGTCGCCACAGCGCCGCGACGTCGCGCCCGCCCAGCCGCCAGCGCGGCCCGGTCAGCACCCGCATCGCGGCGCTGCCCGCGGTGGGTTCGGCCAGCAGCCGCAACATGGCCACCACGTCGGCGACCTCGGACACGTCGAGCAGACCGGCCAACCCCACGACCTCAACCGGCACCCCGCGCGCGCCGAGCGCTTCGGCGATCGGCGCTGCGTCGGCGTTGCGGCGCACCAGCACCGCAGCGGTCGGGGTGGCGAGGCCGTCGTTTCGCGCGCCGTGATAGGCGTTCGCGATGTGTTCGGCGATCCAATCCCGTTCGGCTGCCACGTCGTTCAACAAGGCACAGCGGATGGTGCCGGGCTCGGCGTCGGGCCGGGGCAGCAACGTCCGCACGGACACCGACCGGCGCCGCGCCTGCGCGGAGACCGCGTTGGCCAGGTGCAGCGCGCGCGGCGGGTTACGCCAGCTGGTCCGCAGCTCCAGGGTCGGCGCGGGGCTGCCGTCGGGCCGCGGGAAATCGGTGGTGAACCTCGGCAGGTTGGTGGCCGAGGCGCCGCGCCAGCCGTAGATCGACTGGATGGGGTCGCCGACCGCGGTCAACGCGAGCCCACCGTCGACTCCCCCGCCGAACAGCGACGACAGCGCCACCCGCTGCGCATGCCCGGTGTCCTGGTACTCGTCGAGCAGCACGACCCGATACCGTTTGCGGAGTTGCTCCCCGACAACGGGAAACGACGAGGCAAGCCGGGCGGCCGCGCCCATCTGCATGCCGAAGTCCATGACCTTCTCCGCACGCATCCGTTGGTGCAGAGCATCGATGAGCGGCACCAGTTCGGTGCGCGCGGTCTGGGTCGACAGCAGCCGCAGCAGCCACTGGCTGGGCCCGCGGTCACGCTGGTAGGGCCCGGCGGGCAGGGTGTGCACCAACCGCTCCAGTTCGACATGGGTGTCGCGCAGCTGGTCGGTGTCGACGAGGTGCTCGGCGAGTTGGCCGGCCAGCCGCAGCACCATCGAGGTGATGGCTGCCGGTGTCTTGTCGGTTTCCAGCCCGGGGTGCTCGCATACCACCCGAAACGCCAACTGCCACATCTCGGTTTCGCTGAGCAGGCGGGTCTCCGGCTCGACCGGCAGGAGCAGGCCGTGCTCGCGCAGCAGGTCACCGGCGAATGCGTGGTAGGTGCTGATGGTGGCCGGTTCGTCGCAGTCCGCCGGTGCGCCGGCCCCGGCACCGGGCACCAGGCCGGCGCCGGCCAGCCGGGCCAACCGGGTGCGCACCCGGCGCAGCAACTGGGCGGCGGCTTTTCGGGTGAACGTCAGGCCGAGCACCTCGCCGGGCCGGGCGTAGCCGTTGGCGACCAGCCACACCACCCGCGCCGCCATCGTCTCGGTCTTGCCCGCGCCGGCGCCCGCGATGACCACGAGCGGTCCCGGTGGGGCGGCGATCACGGCGGCCTGCTCATCGGTGGGCGCGAAAAAGCCCAGCCGGTCGGCGAGTTCGGCCGGACTGTAGCGCGGGGTCATGACCGGCCCCCGGCGACCGCCTGGGCCGGGCACATCGACCGCACCGGGCAGTGGTTGCAGCCGTCGTTGATCCGCGCGACGAACCCGGGGCCCTGGGTGTGCGCGGCGGCGCGGCGCACGGCCTCGCGCCACTGTTCGCGCGCGTCGGGGGTCAGCGCGTCCTGCTCACGCTCGGTGGCGCCGGAGGCGTTGGTCTTGCCGAGGTAGACCAGACGTCCACCGCCGGGGAAATCGCCCTGGGGTACCAGGCCTTCGGCGATCGCCAGCTGATACATCGCCAGCTGGGCGTGACGCTGCGCGTCGTCCTTGGTGACGGGGCTCTTGCCGGTCTTGATGTCGACCGCCACCAACCGGCCTGCGCTGTCGCGTTCGATGCGGTCCACCCGGCCCCGTACCCGCACCTGCGGTTCGCCGTCGTCGCCGGCCGCGATGACCCCGTCGACGTCGACCTCGGTGCCGACCTCGGTGAGCTCGCGGCGGCTCTGTGCGCGCCACTGCATGAAGGTGGACAGCATCGAGCGGTGCCGGGTGAGCTCGTTGTCGGCATACCACGCGGAATCGAAAGGCAGCTTGTTCCAGACCTTTTCCAGCTCGTTGAGCATCTGGCTCTCGGTTTTGCCCGGATCGGCCACCAGCGCGTGCAGCAACGAGCCGATCGCCGAGCGCACGTCGCGACCGTCGGTGCCGCCGTGGCGTTCGAGCAGCCAGCGTAGCGGGCAGTCGGTGAGAATCTGCAGCGTCGAGGGCGACAGCACCACTGTGTGGTCGCCGCACCACAGGGGTTCCTCGGTGGAGACCGGGGTCATGGCGTACCACTGCCCCGGATCCGCACCGGGCAGCCCGGCCGCCGCCAGCCGCGCCAGTTGGGTTGCCGCACATGCCCGGGTCGCGTCGTCGACGGCGCCGTCGGGCGCGCACACCACCGCGCGCAGCCGCCCGACCAACGCCGCCGGCGCCAACAGCCGCGGCGCCGTGATTGGGGCGATATCGGCCGGGTCGGCTTCGGTGGCGATGGCGGCCAGCTCGTAGCAGAACGACGACGGCAGCATCGAGTCGTCGCCGTTGTCGCTGTCGACCGCGGTGACCAGCAGCCGGTCCCGGGCCCGTCCCATGGCGGCGATCAGCAGCCGGCGTTCCTCGGCCAGCAGGGGCGCCCGGGTGGACAGGCCGCGATCCTCGTCGGCGGCGACGCCGTCGAGGACGTCGACCAGCTGCTGGGTGGCCAGCACCCCGCCGCGCGGGACGGTGTTGGGCCACAACCCTTCCTGCACACCGGCGATCACGACGAAATCCCATTCGCGGCCCAGTGCGGCGTGCGCGCTGAGCACGGTGACCGCGTCGGTGTCGCGCTCGTCGCGCGGGGCGGCCGGCGCCCCGAGGGCTGCCACGTGGTCGAGAAGACCGCGCAGCGAGGCCCCCGCGGTGTGGTTGACGTACTGCTCGGCGACGTCGAACAGCGCGGTGACCGCGTCGAGGTCGCGGTCGGCCTGCGCGCCCGCGATGCCGCCGCGTTCACTGGCAGCCAGCCATCTGCGCTGCAGGCCGGACCGGTGCCACGCCTGCCACAGGGTGTACCGCGGGTCTTGGCCCGCATCGAGGGTGCGGCGGGCGGCGCTCAGCACCGCGCGGACGCGTCGCATCGGCCGGTCCAGGTTGTCGGGCAGGGCAGCGGCGCCCTTCTCGAGGGCCGCGACGAGCAGTTCGGCGAACGGGCGCGGGGGCTGGCTGCCGTCGGCGCGGCGCAGGGTGCGCCGCAACTGGCGCAGCGACACCGGATCGACCCGGCCGATGGGTCCGGTGACCAGCGCGAGCGCCTGCTCGCCGTCGAGTCCGTGCGCGGTGGCGTCCAGCACCGTCAACAACGCCTGCACTGCGGGTTGGTCAGCCAAAGGTATGCCCGCTGCCGGGATCTCGACGGGCACGCCTGCGCCCTCCAGCGCGCGGGCCAGCGCGGCCCCGTGCCGCGGCACCGACCGCACCACCACCGCCATCTGCGACCACGGCAGCCCGTCGACGAGGTGTGCGCGGCGCAGCGCGTCGGCGATGAGCACCGACTCGGCGTGTGATGAGGCAGCGATCTGCACGTTCAGCGAGCCGCGCCGTCCGTCGCTGCCGGTGAGGTGGCGACCCTCGTCGACGCCCGGCAGCCGTCGCGCTGTCGCCGTGATCGCCTCGGCGATCGCCGGGGCGCAGCGGTGCGACTCGGACAGCGTGATCACCGGCTCCTCGCCGCGCAGCAGCGCGGGATCCGCGCCGCGGTAGCCGAACACCGCCTGGTTGGGATCGCCTGCGGCGACGGTCAGCTCGGCGCCCTCGGAGAGCACCCGCACCAACAGGGCCGCCTGCGGATCCAGGTGCTGGGCGTCGTCGACGAGGAGCAGTTTGAGCCGTGCGCGTTCGCCCGCCAGCAGCTCCGCGTCGGTCGCGAAGGCCTCCAGCGCCGCCCCGACGAGCTCGGCTGCGCCCAGGGCGGGGATGGTGGCCTGCGGGGCGGCCATCCCGACCGCGGAGCGCAACAGCATGATCTGTTCGTAGGCCTGCGCGAACTGGCCGGCCGCCAACCACTCGGGCCGGTGCGCACGACGGCCGATACGTTGCAGCTCAACGGGATCCACCCCGCGTTCGGTGCAGCGCGCCAGCAGGTCACGCAGCTCGGTGGCGAAGCCGGCGGTGCCCAGCGCCGGGCGCAGCTGCGCAGGCCATGCGACCGCGGACGCGTCGCCGTCCTCGAGATCACCGGCGAGCAGTTCGCGGATGATGCCGTCCTGCTCGGCGCTGGTGATCAGGCGCGGCGGCGGGTCGCCGTTGCGCTGCGCGGCCAGCCGCAGCACCGCGAAGGCATAGGAGTGCACGGTGCGCACCAGCGGTTCACGCACGACCGTGCGGTCACCCGCTTGCAGCAGCGTCGCGGTGATGGCGGCCCGGGCCTGCGCGCCGAGCCGGGCCGAACCGGTCAGCAGCAGAACCGATTCGGGGTCTGCCCCGGCGGCGATGTGCGCGGCGGCGGTTCGGATCAGCAGCGTGCTCTTCCCGGTGCCCGCGCCGCCGACCACGCGGACTGCCCCACGCAAACCAGGTTCGGTGAGCGCGGCCGGTGTCAGGTCGGTGTGCGGTGCGGACATGTCCGAATGACACCACGGGGGTCCGACAAGTCGCCGTCACCGCTGATGGCAGCATCAGATCCGTGACCGCCACGCTGCATGTCCACCGCTACGGACCAGACCGGCCGACGGACGTCCTGGCGCTGCACGGCCTGACCGGACACGGTCAGCGGTGGCAGACGTTCGCGGTGCGGCATCTGGCCGAGTTCGCGGTCGTCGCGCCGGACCTGATCGGGCACGGCCGATCGTCGTGGGCGGCGCCGTGGACGCTGGACGCCAACGTCGCCGCGCTGTGCGCACTGATCGAGGCCGACGGTCCGGTCGTGGTGGTGGGGCACTCGTTCGGCGGCGCATTGGCGTTGAATCTGGCTGCCGCGCGGCCGGATCTGGTGTCGGCGCTAGTGCTGCTCGACCCGGCCGCCGGCCTGGACGGTGAGTGGATGCGCGACATCGCCGACGACATGCTGGCCTCCCCCGACTACACCGACCGCGCGGAAGCCCGCGCCGAGAAAGCTCACGGATCGTGGGGTGAGGTCGAACCGGCCGAGTTGGACCGCGAGCTCGACGAGCACCTTGTCGCGCTACCCAACGGCCGGGTGGGCTGGCGGGTCAGCATCCCGGCGATGATGTCGTACTGGAGCGAGCTGGCCCGACCGGTCCCGTTGCCGCCCAAGGGAATACCGACCACGCTGGTCCGCGCCGGCCGTACCCGTCCGCCCTACGCGTCCGATGAACTCATCACGTCGCTGAGCCGACACCTCGGAGCCGCGTTCACATCGGCCGAATGGGATTGTGAGCACATGGTGTCGCACGCCCGTCCCGCCGACACCGCGGTGCTGATCCGCGACGCGCTGAAGCGGAGTTAGCGATGCCGGCGGTCACCGACGAGCAGGTGGAGACCGTGCGCGCGTTGGTCGCCGCGATTCCGCCGGGCCGGGTGGCGACGTACGGCGACATCGCCGAGGCCGCAGGGCTTTCCAGCCCCCGGATCGTCGGCTGGATCATGCGGACCGATTCGTCGGATCTGCCGTGGCACCGGGTGATCCGGGCATCGGGTCGGCCCGCGCCGCACCTGAGCACGCGACAACTCGCGTTGTTGCGTGCCGAAGGGGTGTTGGCCGACGACGGGCGGGTGCGCCTCGCCGAGGTGCGCCACACGTTCTGAGCCGGCGAACGTGGGTTACCGACACGCTCCGTTGCGCGAAAGCGTGCGGGTAACCCACGTTCGCGTCCGAAAGCCGGCTTACAGGATTAGCCGTACCAACGCGGCCGTGCGCGCCAGGCCCGGAAAAGCCGCAGCCGTCGACCTCGGATGCAGCGCGTGCACCGCGATGCGGAACATCAACGCCCGCAACAGCATCTGTGGCCATTCCGGCAGGGCGCTCCAGCGTTCGATGAGCCCGTCGTCGGCCTCGCCCCACGACAGCGCATCGACGACGGCCACCCCCGCCCCCCACGACGCCGGGCGCCAGTACGGGGTGATGTCGGTGATGCCGGGCGCAGCGGTGCCTGCGAACAGCACCGTGCCGTACAAGTCGCCGTGGACCAACTGGCTGGGGCTCTTGGTCGGCCGGCGAAGCGTGGCGAGCATGTTGAGCAGTTCGATCGAGCGTTGCCCGTCGGCGGACCCGGGTGAGACCCGCGCGCCCGGCGGCAGCGAGTGCAGGGGGCGTTCCTCCCAGGCGGCGCGGTCGGCGGCGATGAAGACGTCGACGTCGGCCCACGGCGCGACCGGTGGCTGGGTCAGAAAGCGGGGCCGTTCGAGTTTGGCGGTCGCCTCGTGCAGTCGCACCGCGGCCGAAACCACCTCGTCGTGGCGCGGTTCGGGGCTTCCCGCGACGAACGTGTCGGCGCGCCAGCCGGCCACCACGTATCGCCCGTCGGTGGAGCGCACCGGCCGGGCCAGGCGCACCCCGTCAACGAACAACGTCTCCCGTACCTTCGCCGACCAGGCGGCGCGGGCGTGATCGGCCACCATCGACAGCACGACTTCGCCGCAGCGCCAGCCGCCCTCCCAACTCGACCCGAGCGGCACCGGCTGCACCCCGGTCAGCCCGAACGCCGCCAGCACATGATCCGGCGGGCCATCGACTGTCACCAGCTCAGCCTAAGCCGAGCACGGGCAAACTCGGCGTTAGTACATCACCATGTCGGGTTCGAGTTGCTTGCCCCAGGCAACGATTCCGCCCTGCAGATGCATGGCATCGGAGAAGCCGGCGTTCTTGGCGATGGCCAGGACCTCGGCCGAGCGCACCCCGGTCTTGCAGTAGAACACCGGTGTGCGGTCGACGGGCAGTTTGGCCAGGGCCTCACCGGATTCGAACGCCGGTTTGGGGATCAACTCTGCGCCGTCGATGCGGTTGATGTCCCACTCGACGGGTTCGCGCACGTCGATCAGCGCCAGCGGCTTACCCGAGTCCATCAGCTCACGAAGCTCCAGCGGGGTCACCGTGGCACCGGCGGCGGCCTCGGCGGCCGCGTCGGACACCACGCCGCAGAACTCCTCGTAGTCGATGAGCTCGGTGATCTTCGGGGTGGCCGGATCCTTGCGGATCTTGATGGTGCGGTACGTCATGTCCAGTGCGTCATACACCATCAACCGGCCCAGCAGCGGTTCGCCGATGCCGGTGATCAGCTTGATCGCCTCGGTGCCCATCACGGAGCCGACCGACGCGCACAGGATGCCAAGCACCCCACCCTCGGCGCAGGACGGCACCATCCCCGGCGGCGGCGGTTCGGGATAGAGGTCGCGGTAGTTCAGGCCCCGCTTTTCTCCGTCGGCGCCGTCGGGCGCCGCCTCCCAGAACACCGAGATCTGACCTTCGAAGCGGTAGATCGAGCCCCAGACGTACGGCTTGCCCGCCAGCACCGCGGCGTCGTTGACCAGGTAGCGGGTGGCGAAGTTGTCGGTGCCGTCCAGGATCAGGTCGTACTGCTCGAACAGTTCGACGGCATTGTCGGGCTCGAGGCGGAATTCGTGCAGCCGCACCTCGATCAGCGGGTTGATGTCGAGGATGGAGTCGCGCGCGCTCTGCGCCTTGGACCGGCCGATGTCGGCCTGACCGTGGATGACCTGACGCTGCAGGTTGGACTCGTCGACGACGTCGAAGTCGACGATGCCGATGGTGCCCACCCCGGCGGCGGCCAGATACAGCAGCGCCGGCGAACCGAGTCCCCCGGCGCCGATGACCAGCACCCGGGCGTTCTTCAGCCGTTTCTGCCCGTCCACTCCGAGGTCCGGGATGATCAGGTGGCGGCTGTAACGCGCCACCTCTTCGCGCGTGAGCTCGGCCGCCGGTTCTACCAGCGGCGGCAACGGTGTCGACACCGAATTACTCCTTGATTTGGCTGTTCTGCCTCAACAATATGCCTCCCGCACAACGCCGAATCGGCCGTGCGGCTTCCCGGCGCCCGCGGCCGCGATGAACCCCGGCGGGGACACCGCTGCCCCCGGAAGGGAATTCAGGCGATCGGATAGGGCCAGGGGTTGAACCGGCAGGACTTGCCGTCGGGGTTGACCGTGCCCGGATCGAACCGGGCGGCGTCGTCGTTGTTGGTGGAGAACGTCTGCTGCATCATGATCGGCGCCAGGTCGCCGTCGGCCGGGCACTGCTCGTGGCGCTGGTAGCCGATGGCGTGGCCGACCTCGTGGTTGATCAGGTATTGCCGGTAGGACCCCACATCGCCCTGGAACGGCACGGCGCCGCGGACCCAGCGCGCCTCGTTGATGAACACCCTCGGCTGGCCGTCGGTGTAGGCCGGGTTGTAACAGGACGCCTCGAGTTGGATGTCATAGCCGCAGCCCTCGCGGATCGTCATCGGCGTGGTCAGCGACACCCGGAAATCGGGTGCGACGCCCGAGGTCTCGTCGACGCGCACGAACGCGAACTGTGGATTGTGCGTCCAGCTCTTGGGATTGGCGAGGGTCTCGCTGACCATCCTGGCGAAGCCGTCGTCGCCGCCGAAGGTCGTGGTGTCGATACCGTTCTCCACCTCGACGGTGTAGGTGAACACCTTGGCGGTGCCCTCCCCGACCTGGGGCGCGGCGCCGGGAACGACGTGCCAGGTCTTGGCCCCGGCCTGGGTGAACGGCCCGCCCGCGGGCAGGATCCCGGTGGGCAGGTTGGCGTCGAACTCGGTCAGCCCCTTGGGCGGGGCGCCGATGATCGCGGTGCTGGCCACGCCGATGGTCGGGGGCCCCTGCACCGGGCCTTCGAGTTGCTCGGTCTGGGGTGCGCTGGTGCCGGTGATCGTCTGGTAGACGACGACCACGGTCAGCGCCACGAGAACCGGAAGCGCGTAGGCCCGCCAGCCGTAGGTGGAGACGAAGCGGCCCAGCCAGGTCTGCTTGCGCACGCGGCGGTGCTCGTCGCGGTTGGACCTGACCCGCCCGGACCCCTGCGACAAGGGGTCACGTTGCGCACGGAGCGGCTCGCGCCACTCGTTGCGCAGCGCGGGCACATCTGCCCGGCTCCGCAAGCCCACGCGACGCTCCGAGTCGTGAGTCACCGAATCAGGATGACACAGGCTTAAGCGCAGGTACTTCCGGCGCGCCACCGGAGGCGACGCGACAACCGCCTCCCGCGACGACTTTGCCGACGGTAGTAGTGTCATTGCCTAACCA
This region includes:
- a CDS encoding ATP-dependent helicase, producing MTPRYSPAELADRLGFFAPTDEQAAVIAAPPGPLVVIAGAGAGKTETMAARVVWLVANGYARPGEVLGLTFTRKAAAQLLRRVRTRLARLAGAGLVPGAGAGAPADCDEPATISTYHAFAGDLLREHGLLLPVEPETRLLSETEMWQLAFRVVCEHPGLETDKTPAAITSMVLRLAGQLAEHLVDTDQLRDTHVELERLVHTLPAGPYQRDRGPSQWLLRLLSTQTARTELVPLIDALHQRMRAEKVMDFGMQMGAAARLASSFPVVGEQLRKRYRVVLLDEYQDTGHAQRVALSSLFGGGVDGGLALTAVGDPIQSIYGWRGASATNLPRFTTDFPRPDGSPAPTLELRTSWRNPPRALHLANAVSAQARRRSVSVRTLLPRPDAEPGTIRCALLNDVAAERDWIAEHIANAYHGARNDGLATPTAAVLVRRNADAAPIAEALGARGVPVEVVGLAGLLDVSEVADVVAMLRLLAEPTAGSAAMRVLTGPRWRLGGRDVAALWRRARDLDDTGAIDDDRAVERVVAQAAPDADAACLADAICDPGPPSAYSAAGHARIVALGRELTALRAHLSHPLPELVAEVRRVLGVDVEARAGQPVSAGWSGTEHLDAFADVVADFAARPAATLPGLLAYLDVAADVEDGLAPAEIAVAHDRVQVLTVHAAKGLEWQVVAVPHLSGRVFPSTGTTRTWLTDAGDLPPLLRGDRATTSEHGVPVLDTSDVNDRKKLSDKIFDHKKLLEQRRIDEERRLLYVALTRAEDTLLLSGHHWGATESKPRGPSEFLQELKDIIDRSTGAGEPCGIIEHWAPAPADGEPNPLRDKVIEAVWPADHAGLRRSDVDRGAEWVARAMSGGLEQAAPADSDEGWASDVDALLAERERAVERAVPALPAQISVSTMVELGRDPDAVAQRLRRRLPTRPDPHALLGTVFHDWVQRFYHAERLFDLDDLPGAVDHDAGVADELAELQAAFAVSPWAARTPLDVEVPFDMVIGGRVVRGRIDAVFADADGGATVVDWKTGDPPATPEAKQHAAVQLAVYRLAWAQLHGCPVQSVRAAFHYVRTGTTVAPDSLPDAEQLAALLEAHAA
- a CDS encoding ATP-dependent helicase, with protein sequence MSAPHTDLTPAALTEPGLRGAVRVVGGAGTGKSTLLIRTAAAHIAAGADPESVLLLTGSARLGAQARAAITATLLQAGDRTVVREPLVRTVHSYAFAVLRLAAQRNGDPPPRLITSAEQDGIIRELLAGDLEDGDASAVAWPAQLRPALGTAGFATELRDLLARCTERGVDPVELQRIGRRAHRPEWLAAGQFAQAYEQIMLLRSAVGMAAPQATIPALGAAELVGAALEAFATDAELLAGERARLKLLLVDDAQHLDPQAALLVRVLSEGAELTVAAGDPNQAVFGYRGADPALLRGEEPVITLSESHRCAPAIAEAITATARRLPGVDEGRHLTGSDGRRGSLNVQIAASSHAESVLIADALRRAHLVDGLPWSQMAVVVRSVPRHGAALARALEGAGVPVEIPAAGIPLADQPAVQALLTVLDATAHGLDGEQALALVTGPIGRVDPVSLRQLRRTLRRADGSQPPRPFAELLVAALEKGAAALPDNLDRPMRRVRAVLSAARRTLDAGQDPRYTLWQAWHRSGLQRRWLAASERGGIAGAQADRDLDAVTALFDVAEQYVNHTAGASLRGLLDHVAALGAPAAPRDERDTDAVTVLSAHAALGREWDFVVIAGVQEGLWPNTVPRGGVLATQQLVDVLDGVAADEDRGLSTRAPLLAEERRLLIAAMGRARDRLLVTAVDSDNGDDSMLPSSFCYELAAIATEADPADIAPITAPRLLAPAALVGRLRAVVCAPDGAVDDATRACAATQLARLAAAGLPGADPGQWYAMTPVSTEEPLWCGDHTVVLSPSTLQILTDCPLRWLLERHGGTDGRDVRSAIGSLLHALVADPGKTESQMLNELEKVWNKLPFDSAWYADNELTRHRSMLSTFMQWRAQSRRELTEVGTEVDVDGVIAAGDDGEPQVRVRGRVDRIERDSAGRLVAVDIKTGKSPVTKDDAQRHAQLAMYQLAIAEGLVPQGDFPGGGRLVYLGKTNASGATEREQDALTPDAREQWREAVRRAAAHTQGPGFVARINDGCNHCPVRSMCPAQAVAGGRS
- a CDS encoding alpha/beta hydrolase gives rise to the protein MTATLHVHRYGPDRPTDVLALHGLTGHGQRWQTFAVRHLAEFAVVAPDLIGHGRSSWAAPWTLDANVAALCALIEADGPVVVVGHSFGGALALNLAAARPDLVSALVLLDPAAGLDGEWMRDIADDMLASPDYTDRAEARAEKAHGSWGEVEPAELDRELDEHLVALPNGRVGWRVSIPAMMSYWSELARPVPLPPKGIPTTLVRAGRTRPPYASDELITSLSRHLGAAFTSAEWDCEHMVSHARPADTAVLIRDALKRS
- a CDS encoding MGMT family protein is translated as MPAVTDEQVETVRALVAAIPPGRVATYGDIAEAAGLSSPRIVGWIMRTDSSDLPWHRVIRASGRPAPHLSTRQLALLRAEGVLADDGRVRLAEVRHTF
- a CDS encoding TIGR02569 family protein; the protein is MTVDGPPDHVLAAFGLTGVQPVPLGSSWEGGWRCGEVVLSMVADHARAAWSAKVRETLFVDGVRLARPVRSTDGRYVVAGWRADTFVAGSPEPRHDEVVSAAVRLHEATAKLERPRFLTQPPVAPWADVDVFIAADRAAWEERPLHSLPPGARVSPGSADGQRSIELLNMLATLRRPTKSPSQLVHGDLYGTVLFAGTAAPGITDITPYWRPASWGAGVAVVDALSWGEADDGLIERWSALPEWPQMLLRALMFRIAVHALHPRSTAAAFPGLARTAALVRLIL
- the moeZ gene encoding adenylyltransferase/sulfurtransferase MoeZ is translated as MSTPLPPLVEPAAELTREEVARYSRHLIIPDLGVDGQKRLKNARVLVIGAGGLGSPALLYLAAAGVGTIGIVDFDVVDESNLQRQVIHGQADIGRSKAQSARDSILDINPLIEVRLHEFRLEPDNAVELFEQYDLILDGTDNFATRYLVNDAAVLAGKPYVWGSIYRFEGQISVFWEAAPDGADGEKRGLNYRDLYPEPPPPGMVPSCAEGGVLGILCASVGSVMGTEAIKLITGIGEPLLGRLMVYDALDMTYRTIKIRKDPATPKITELIDYEEFCGVVSDAAAEAAAGATVTPLELRELMDSGKPLALIDVREPVEWDINRIDGAELIPKPAFESGEALAKLPVDRTPVFYCKTGVRSAEVLAIAKNAGFSDAMHLQGGIVAWGKQLEPDMVMY
- a CDS encoding DUF3152 domain-containing protein, with the translated sequence MTHDSERRVGLRSRADVPALRNEWREPLRAQRDPLSQGSGRVRSNRDEHRRVRKQTWLGRFVSTYGWRAYALPVLVALTVVVVYQTITGTSAPQTEQLEGPVQGPPTIGVASTAIIGAPPKGLTEFDANLPTGILPAGGPFTQAGAKTWHVVPGAAPQVGEGTAKVFTYTVEVENGIDTTTFGGDDGFARMVSETLANPKSWTHNPQFAFVRVDETSGVAPDFRVSLTTPMTIREGCGYDIQLEASCYNPAYTDGQPRVFINEARWVRGAVPFQGDVGSYRQYLINHEVGHAIGYQRHEQCPADGDLAPIMMQQTFSTNNDDAARFDPGTVNPDGKSCRFNPWPYPIA